In the Chryseobacterium sp. MYb264 genome, one interval contains:
- a CDS encoding DUF6443 domain-containing protein, producing MKKFLIPIGALLLSGFAEAQLSTTENYVYTKTYLDYNGTTATKTSETVQYFDGLGRPKQVVNVKASPLGRDVVTPIEYDGFGRQVKDYLPIPQGNTLNGAIVPNPLGNAVSAYGGEKIFSEKTLEDSPLDRLLEQRAVGNDWNNKPVKLSYEANTAGEVKKYVATFNYTTFTSSITLSGSYGAAQLYKNTVTDEDGNKTIEFKNGQGQTLLVRKINGTENVDTYYVYNDYNQLAYVISPLAAVSGATDEATLNNLCYQYKYDGRNRLVEKKLPGKGWEYMVYDKQDRLVLTQDANLREKNQWLFTKYDQFSRPVYTGISYSASGRIQHVAAVESFGSANESRTSASWNSNGIDVYYTKSGAYPNQSNFTILTVNYYDAYFTGDPFPSKVWNQDVLPSSPQQYDRSTKGLPVIKLVKNIEDDGWTKTYFYYDLKGRPIREYIFNHLGGYTNVERQLDFSGNIQIVSTQHKRLATDAEKLIIESFEYDHQNRLLVHKHKVDSQPEEILAQNKYNELSQLENKKVGGTNAASPLQSIDYAYNIRGWMTRINDPKNLNGKLFGYEIKYADPDPIAGYSFARFNGNISQVNWKAASDGVLKNYSYQYDGLNRLIYGAYIEPLAATPVNEFYSEAPQYDLNGNIVHLNRNTKHTTNGVAMLIDNLDYSYVGNRLISVKDISQNSLGYPYLATPNQIEYDDNGNIKVHKDKMINEIVYNYLNLPSSINMLQRKGLGSFEGNMITHKYRSDGVKLEKTVSFVNPYTADLTYVEYLDGFQYERKYNKSNTAQQGSDSGYVLQFVPNSEGYFDFVKNKYIYNYTDHLGNVRMSYLNNGSGIEVLDESNYYPFGLMHIRSSFSSGMLSYTYRYNGKELQRETGMYDYGARFYMPDLGRWGVVDPFAEQMTRHSPYNYAFNNPIRFIDPDGRMSMEFDDPIYNKKGEKIGDDGKTDNKAYIVQGKVESEVKKATKKGENYTGSLAENEKVIKLPTDGVAGDIVDSVNDTVSEKLEHGGHANKKDTNATRWDAGAGAEEIKNDDGETIGARATISPFKINGSQNIPLNASNLEYWWHVHPDKKVGDLQLGASTPSPSDKAFQGTLMSRGFRGNTFVVGARDQKVTFYNRQKSILTIPYATFKKVLGK from the coding sequence ATGAAAAAATTCTTAATCCCCATAGGTGCTTTGCTGCTTTCAGGCTTTGCCGAAGCCCAGCTGAGTACCACAGAAAATTACGTATACACCAAAACCTATCTGGATTATAACGGAACAACAGCTACAAAAACATCAGAAACGGTTCAGTATTTTGACGGTTTGGGAAGACCCAAGCAGGTGGTAAACGTCAAAGCTTCTCCATTGGGCAGAGATGTTGTGACGCCTATTGAGTATGATGGTTTTGGCAGGCAGGTGAAAGATTATCTTCCCATTCCTCAGGGAAATACCCTGAATGGTGCTATTGTCCCCAATCCGTTGGGAAATGCCGTTTCAGCGTATGGAGGAGAAAAGATCTTCTCGGAGAAAACGCTGGAAGACTCTCCATTGGACAGGCTTCTTGAGCAGAGAGCCGTCGGAAATGACTGGAATAATAAGCCCGTGAAATTAAGCTATGAAGCAAATACTGCCGGAGAAGTGAAAAAATATGTGGCCACCTTTAATTATACAACTTTTACTTCAAGCATTACTTTGTCAGGATCTTATGGTGCTGCACAGTTGTACAAAAACACGGTGACGGATGAAGATGGAAACAAAACGATTGAGTTTAAAAACGGTCAGGGACAGACTTTACTGGTAAGAAAAATAAATGGAACTGAAAATGTCGACACGTATTATGTGTACAATGACTATAACCAGCTGGCGTATGTAATTTCACCTCTAGCGGCTGTTTCAGGAGCTACTGATGAAGCTACCCTCAATAACCTTTGCTACCAATATAAATACGATGGCAGAAACCGTTTGGTAGAAAAGAAGCTTCCCGGTAAAGGCTGGGAGTATATGGTGTATGATAAACAGGATCGGTTGGTCTTAACACAGGATGCCAATTTAAGAGAAAAAAATCAATGGCTTTTTACCAAATATGATCAGTTTTCAAGACCTGTTTATACGGGAATATCATATAGTGCTTCAGGAAGAATTCAGCATGTCGCGGCTGTTGAAAGCTTTGGCTCTGCGAACGAGTCAAGAACATCTGCAAGCTGGAACAGTAACGGAATAGATGTGTATTACACTAAAAGTGGTGCCTATCCCAATCAGTCTAATTTTACTATTTTGACGGTTAATTATTATGATGCTTATTTTACAGGCGACCCTTTTCCGTCGAAAGTATGGAATCAGGATGTTTTACCCTCCAGCCCTCAGCAATATGACAGAAGCACGAAAGGTCTCCCGGTGATTAAACTGGTGAAAAATATTGAGGATGACGGCTGGACAAAAACCTATTTCTACTATGACCTGAAAGGACGGCCTATCAGGGAATACATTTTTAATCACCTGGGAGGATATACCAATGTAGAAAGACAGCTTGATTTTTCGGGGAATATACAGATTGTTTCTACTCAGCATAAAAGACTGGCCACCGATGCGGAAAAGTTAATTATCGAAAGTTTTGAGTATGACCATCAGAATCGTTTATTGGTTCATAAACACAAGGTGGATAGCCAGCCTGAGGAGATTTTAGCCCAAAATAAATACAACGAGCTTTCGCAGCTTGAAAATAAGAAAGTGGGCGGAACGAATGCTGCCTCGCCGCTTCAAAGTATTGATTACGCCTATAATATCCGGGGATGGATGACCAGGATTAATGATCCTAAGAATCTGAACGGGAAATTGTTTGGGTACGAAATAAAATATGCAGACCCTGATCCTATTGCAGGATATTCATTCGCCAGGTTTAACGGAAATATATCGCAAGTGAACTGGAAAGCGGCAAGCGATGGAGTTCTAAAAAATTATTCTTATCAATATGATGGGCTTAACCGACTTATTTACGGAGCTTATATTGAACCATTGGCAGCAACGCCAGTGAATGAATTTTATAGTGAGGCCCCGCAATATGATCTCAATGGAAACATCGTCCATTTGAATAGGAATACAAAACATACGACCAATGGAGTTGCTATGCTGATTGATAACCTTGATTACAGCTATGTTGGAAACCGTTTGATTTCTGTAAAAGATATTTCACAAAATTCTCTCGGGTATCCTTATTTAGCCACCCCAAATCAAATTGAGTATGATGATAATGGGAATATCAAGGTTCATAAAGATAAAATGATAAATGAAATTGTCTACAACTATTTAAATTTACCATCCAGCATCAATATGCTTCAAAGAAAAGGCTTGGGCAGTTTTGAGGGAAATATGATCACTCATAAATATCGATCAGATGGAGTAAAATTGGAGAAGACCGTTAGTTTTGTCAATCCTTACACTGCCGATTTAACCTATGTAGAGTATTTGGATGGCTTTCAATATGAACGAAAATACAATAAGTCCAATACCGCACAGCAGGGAAGTGATTCCGGATATGTGCTTCAGTTTGTTCCTAATTCTGAAGGGTATTTCGATTTTGTAAAAAATAAGTATATTTACAACTATACCGATCATTTAGGAAATGTGAGAATGAGCTATCTTAACAATGGCAGCGGCATAGAAGTTCTTGATGAAAGTAACTATTATCCTTTTGGATTAATGCATATAAGATCAAGTTTTTCATCAGGAATGTTGAGCTATACTTATCGCTATAATGGGAAGGAGCTGCAACGGGAGACGGGAATGTACGATTATGGAGCAAGGTTCTATATGCCAGATTTAGGGAGATGGGGAGTAGTGGATCCGTTCGCGGAACAAATGACTCGTCATAGTCCTTATAATTATGCATTTAATAATCCTATTAGGTTTATTGATCCGGATGGAAGAATGTCTATGGAATTTGATGATCCTATTTATAATAAAAAAGGTGAAAAAATTGGTGATGACGGAAAAACAGATAACAAAGCTTACATTGTACAAGGAAAGGTAGAGAGTGAGGTCAAAAAAGCTACCAAAAAAGGAGAGAATTATACAGGATCTCTTGCAGAAAATGAAAAAGTCATTAAACTTCCAACAGATGGAGTTGCAGGTGATATTGTAGATTCTGTAAATGATACTGTTTCAGAAAAGCTTGAACATGGAGGGCATGCAAATAAAAAAGATACTAATGCAACTAGATGGGATGCTGGAGCTGGAGCTGAAGAAATAAAAAATGATGATGGTGAAACGATTGGGGCTAGAGCTACGATATCACCATTTAAAATTAATGGATCTCAAAACATTCCTTTAAACGCTTCGAATTTAGAATATTGGTGGCATGTTCATCCTGATAAAAAAGTTGGAGATTTACAACTAGGGGCATCTACGCCTTCTCCATCAGATAAAGCTTTTCAAGGCACATTAATGTCAAGAGGATTTAGAGGTAACACTTTTGTGGTTGGAGCTAGAGATCAAAAAGTTACTTTTT